A region from the Streptomyces sp. 3214.6 genome encodes:
- a CDS encoding GNAT family N-acetyltransferase has translation MYAISLGDDGAELRPLELWHAEEFLAHLERGREFINQYVPFGSKAEDVAGAREVLQRYADMRAADTGSLHGIWLDGTLVGGVLFLNFDAGAANCEVGCWLEPAATGRGLITRGIRVLIDFAVDRRGIERIEWVASAGNTPSLNVARRLGMTRDGVRRQAYPYRGVRHDLEVWSVLAQEWRDARARGAHNDH, from the coding sequence ATGTACGCGATATCGCTGGGTGACGACGGAGCCGAACTGCGCCCCCTGGAGCTCTGGCACGCCGAGGAGTTCCTGGCGCACCTGGAGCGCGGCCGGGAGTTCATCAACCAGTACGTCCCCTTCGGCTCGAAGGCCGAGGACGTGGCCGGTGCGCGCGAGGTGCTCCAGCGGTACGCCGACATGCGCGCCGCCGACACCGGCTCCCTGCACGGCATCTGGCTGGACGGCACGCTCGTCGGCGGGGTGCTCTTCCTGAACTTCGACGCCGGAGCCGCGAACTGCGAGGTCGGCTGCTGGCTGGAGCCCGCCGCCACCGGGCGCGGCCTGATCACCCGCGGCATCCGGGTACTGATCGACTTCGCGGTGGACCGGCGTGGCATCGAGCGGATCGAGTGGGTCGCGTCCGCCGGGAACACGCCCAGCCTGAACGTCGCCCGGCGGCTGGGGATGACCCGCGACGGCGTGCGCCGGCAGGCCTACCCCTATCGTGGGGTGCGGCACGACCTCGAAGTGTGGTCCGTGCTGGCCCAGGAGTGGCGCGACGCACGCGCGCGCGGCGCTCACAACGATCATTAA